The Urocitellus parryii isolate mUroPar1 chromosome 6, mUroPar1.hap1, whole genome shotgun sequence genome includes a window with the following:
- the Capn3 gene encoding calpain-3 isoform X4 has product MPTVISPTIAQRTGAEPRSPGPVPQPAQGKTTESGGGHPSGIYSAIISRNFPIIGVKEKTFEQLHKKCLEKKVLFLDPEFPPDETSLFYSQKFPIQFVWKRPPEICENPRFIIGGANRTDICQGDLGDCWFLAAIACLTLNERLLFRVIPHDQSFTENYAGIFHFQFWRYGDWVDVVIDDCLPTYNNQLVFTKSNHRNEFWSALLEKAYAKLHGSYEALKGGNTTEAMEDFTGGVTEFFEIKDAPRDMYKIMRKAIERGSLMGCSIDDGTNMTYGTSPSGLNMGELIARMVRNMDNSLLRDSDLDPRGSDDRPTRTIVPVQYETRMACGLVKGHAYSVTGLEEALFKGEKVKLVRLRNPWGQVEWNGSWSDGWKDWSFVDKDEKARLQHQVTEDGEFWMSYEDFIYHFTKLEICNLTADALESDKLQTWTVSVNEGRWVRGCSAGGCRNFPDTFWTNPQYRLKLLEEDDDPDDSEVICSFLVALMQKNRRKDRKLGANLFTIGFAIYEVPKEMHGNKQHLQKDFFLYNASKARSKTYINMREVSQRFRLPPSEYVIVPSTYEPHQEGEFILRVFSEKRNLSEEVENTISVDRPVPIIFVSDRANSNKELGVDQESEEGKDKTSPDKQEKSPQPWPGNTDYESEEQQQFRSIFKQIAGDDMEICADELKNVLNTVVNKHKDLKTQGFTLESCRSMIALMDTDGSGRLNLQEFHHLWKKIKTWQKIFKHYDTDQSGTINSYEMRNAVNDAGFHLNSQLYDIITMRYADKRMNIDFDSFICCFVRLEGMFRAFNAFDKDGDGIIKLNVLEWLQLTMYA; this is encoded by the exons ATGCCGACTGTCATTAGTCCAACTATAGCCCAACGGACAGGGGCCGAGCCCAGGTCCCCAGGGCCTGTTCCCCAACCGGCCCAGGGCAAGACCACAGAGTCCGGGGGTGGACACCCAAGTGGTATCTATTCAGCTATCATCAGCCGCAATTTTCCTATTATTGGAGTGAAAGAGAAGACATTTGAGCAGCTTCACAAGAAATGTCTAGAGAAGAAAGTTCTTTTTCTGGATCCTGAGTTCCCACCAGATGAGACCTCTCTCTTTTATAGCCAGAAGTTCCCCATCCAGTTCGTCTGGAAGAGACCTCCG GAAATTTGTGAGAATCCCAGATTTATCATTGGTGGCGCCAATAGGACCGACATCTGTCAAGGAGATCTAG GGGACTGCTGGTTTCTTGCAGCCATTGCCTGCCTGACCCTAAATGAGCGGCTTCTTTTCCGAGTTATACCCCACGATCAAAGTTTCACTGAAAACTATGCGGGAATCTTCCACTTCCAG TTCTGGCGCTATGGAGACTGGGTGGATGTGGTTATTGATGACTGTCTCCCAACGTACAACAATCAACTGGTTTTCACCAAATCCAACCACCGCAATGAGTTCTGGAGTGCTCTCCTGGAGAAGGCATATGCTAA GCTGCATGGTTCCTATGAAGCCCTGAAAGGTGGGAACACCACAGAAGCCATGGAGGACTTCACAGGAGGGGTGACAGAGTTTTTTGAGATCAAGGATGCTCCCAGAGACATGTACAAGATTATGAGGAAAGCCATTGAGAGAGGTTCCCTCATGGGCTGCTCCATTGAT GATGGCACAAACATGACCTATGGAACCTCTCCTTCTGGTCTGAACATGGGGGAGTTGATTGCACGGATGGTGAGGAATATGGATAATTCGCTGCTCAGGGACTCAGACCTCGACCCCAGAGGCTCAGATGACAGACCTACACGG ACAATTGTTCCTGTTCAGTATGAGACAAGAATGGCCTGCGGGCTGGTCAAGGGTCATGCCTATTCCGTCactgggctggaggag GCCCTGTTCAAAGGTGAGAAAGTGAAGCTGGTGCGGCTGCGGAACCCCTGGGGCCAGGTAGAGTGGAATGGCTCTTGGAGTGATGG TTGGAAGGATTGGAGCTTTGTGGACAAAGATGAGAAGGCCCGTCTGCAGCACCAGGTCACTGAGGATGGAGAGTTCTG GATGTCATATGAGGATTTCATCTACCATTTTACAAAGCTGGAGATTTGCAACCTCACAGCTGATGCCCTGGAGTCTGACAAGCTTCAGACCTGGACAGTGTCCGTGAATGAGGGCCGTTGGGTGAGGGGCTGCTCTGCTGGAGGCTGCCGCAACTTTCCAG ACACTTTCTGGACCAACCCACAGTACCGCCTGAAGCTCCTGGAGGAGGACGATGACCCTGATGACTCTGAAGTGATCTGCAGCTTCCTGGTGGCCCTGATGCAGAAGAACAGGCGGAAGGACCGGAAACTGGGGGCCAATCTCTTCACCATTGGCTTCGCCATCTACGAG GTTCCCAAAGAG ATGCATGGGAACAAGCAGCACCTGCAGAAGGACTTCTTCCTCTATAACGCCTCCAAGGCCAGGAGCAAAACCTACATTAACATGCGGGAGGTGTCCCAGCGCTTCCGACTGCCTCCCAGCGAGTATGTCATTGTGCCCTCCACCTATGAGCCCCATCAGGAGGGGGAATTCATCCTCCGGGTCTTCTCTGAAAAGAGGAATCTATCTGA GGAAGTCGAAAATACAATCTCTGTGGATCGGCCAGTG ccCATCATCTTCGTTTCAGACAGAGCAAACAGCAACAAGGAGCTGGGTGTGGACCAGGAGTCAGAGGAGGGCAAAGACAAAACAAGCCCTGATAAGCAAGAGAAATCCCCACAG CCATGGCCTGGCAATACAGACTATGAAAGTGAGGAACAGCAGCAATTTCGTAGCATTTTCAAGCAGATAGCTGGTGAT GACATGGAGATCTGTGCAGATGAACTCAAGAATGTCCTTAACACAGTTGTGAACAAGC ACAAGGATCTGAAGACACAAGGGTTCACGCTGGAGTCTTGCCGTAGCATGATTGCCCTCATGGAT ACAGATGGATCTGGGAGGCTGAACCTGCAAGAATTCCATCATCTATGGAAGAAGATCAAGACCTGGCAG AAAATCTTCAAACACTATGACACAGACCAGTCTGGCACCATCAATAGCTATGAGATGAGAAATGCTGTCAATGATGCAG GATTCCACCTCAACAGCCAGCTCTATGACATCATTACCATGCGGTATGCAGACAAACGCATGAACATTGACTTCGACAGTTTCATCTGCTGCTTCGTCAGGCTGGAGGGCATGTTCA GAGCTTTTAATGCATTTGACAAGGATGGAGATGGTATCATCAAACTCAATGTTCTAGAG TGGCTACAGCTCACTATGTATGCTTGA
- the Capn3 gene encoding calpain-3 isoform X1: MPTVISPTIAQRTGAEPRSPGPVPQPAQGKTTESGGGHPSGIYSAIISRNFPIIGVKEKTFEQLHKKCLEKKVLFLDPEFPPDETSLFYSQKFPIQFVWKRPPEICENPRFIIGGANRTDICQGDLGDCWFLAAIACLTLNERLLFRVIPHDQSFTENYAGIFHFQFWRYGDWVDVVIDDCLPTYNNQLVFTKSNHRNEFWSALLEKAYAKLHGSYEALKGGNTTEAMEDFTGGVTEFFEIKDAPRDMYKIMRKAIERGSLMGCSIDDGTNMTYGTSPSGLNMGELIARMVRNMDNSLLRDSDLDPRGSDDRPTRTIVPVQYETRMACGLVKGHAYSVTGLEEALFKGEKVKLVRLRNPWGQVEWNGSWSDGWKDWSFVDKDEKARLQHQVTEDGEFWMSYEDFIYHFTKLEICNLTADALESDKLQTWTVSVNEGRWVRGCSAGGCRNFPDTFWTNPQYRLKLLEEDDDPDDSEVICSFLVALMQKNRRKDRKLGANLFTIGFAIYEVPKEMHGNKQHLQKDFFLYNASKARSKTYINMREVSQRFRLPPSEYVIVPSTYEPHQEGEFILRVFSEKRNLSEEVENTISVDRPVKKKKTKPIIFVSDRANSNKELGVDQESEEGKDKTSPDKQEKSPQPWPGNTDYESEEQQQFRSIFKQIAGDDMEICADELKNVLNTVVNKHKDLKTQGFTLESCRSMIALMDTDGSGRLNLQEFHHLWKKIKTWQKIFKHYDTDQSGTINSYEMRNAVNDAGFHLNSQLYDIITMRYADKRMNIDFDSFICCFVRLEGMFMATAHYVCLNQAGLIQGHARSLRISISPSIARVIYLKGSSSCISMLPGTPLVVFRLHFALYCLDLSCLA, from the exons ATGCCGACTGTCATTAGTCCAACTATAGCCCAACGGACAGGGGCCGAGCCCAGGTCCCCAGGGCCTGTTCCCCAACCGGCCCAGGGCAAGACCACAGAGTCCGGGGGTGGACACCCAAGTGGTATCTATTCAGCTATCATCAGCCGCAATTTTCCTATTATTGGAGTGAAAGAGAAGACATTTGAGCAGCTTCACAAGAAATGTCTAGAGAAGAAAGTTCTTTTTCTGGATCCTGAGTTCCCACCAGATGAGACCTCTCTCTTTTATAGCCAGAAGTTCCCCATCCAGTTCGTCTGGAAGAGACCTCCG GAAATTTGTGAGAATCCCAGATTTATCATTGGTGGCGCCAATAGGACCGACATCTGTCAAGGAGATCTAG GGGACTGCTGGTTTCTTGCAGCCATTGCCTGCCTGACCCTAAATGAGCGGCTTCTTTTCCGAGTTATACCCCACGATCAAAGTTTCACTGAAAACTATGCGGGAATCTTCCACTTCCAG TTCTGGCGCTATGGAGACTGGGTGGATGTGGTTATTGATGACTGTCTCCCAACGTACAACAATCAACTGGTTTTCACCAAATCCAACCACCGCAATGAGTTCTGGAGTGCTCTCCTGGAGAAGGCATATGCTAA GCTGCATGGTTCCTATGAAGCCCTGAAAGGTGGGAACACCACAGAAGCCATGGAGGACTTCACAGGAGGGGTGACAGAGTTTTTTGAGATCAAGGATGCTCCCAGAGACATGTACAAGATTATGAGGAAAGCCATTGAGAGAGGTTCCCTCATGGGCTGCTCCATTGAT GATGGCACAAACATGACCTATGGAACCTCTCCTTCTGGTCTGAACATGGGGGAGTTGATTGCACGGATGGTGAGGAATATGGATAATTCGCTGCTCAGGGACTCAGACCTCGACCCCAGAGGCTCAGATGACAGACCTACACGG ACAATTGTTCCTGTTCAGTATGAGACAAGAATGGCCTGCGGGCTGGTCAAGGGTCATGCCTATTCCGTCactgggctggaggag GCCCTGTTCAAAGGTGAGAAAGTGAAGCTGGTGCGGCTGCGGAACCCCTGGGGCCAGGTAGAGTGGAATGGCTCTTGGAGTGATGG TTGGAAGGATTGGAGCTTTGTGGACAAAGATGAGAAGGCCCGTCTGCAGCACCAGGTCACTGAGGATGGAGAGTTCTG GATGTCATATGAGGATTTCATCTACCATTTTACAAAGCTGGAGATTTGCAACCTCACAGCTGATGCCCTGGAGTCTGACAAGCTTCAGACCTGGACAGTGTCCGTGAATGAGGGCCGTTGGGTGAGGGGCTGCTCTGCTGGAGGCTGCCGCAACTTTCCAG ACACTTTCTGGACCAACCCACAGTACCGCCTGAAGCTCCTGGAGGAGGACGATGACCCTGATGACTCTGAAGTGATCTGCAGCTTCCTGGTGGCCCTGATGCAGAAGAACAGGCGGAAGGACCGGAAACTGGGGGCCAATCTCTTCACCATTGGCTTCGCCATCTACGAG GTTCCCAAAGAG ATGCATGGGAACAAGCAGCACCTGCAGAAGGACTTCTTCCTCTATAACGCCTCCAAGGCCAGGAGCAAAACCTACATTAACATGCGGGAGGTGTCCCAGCGCTTCCGACTGCCTCCCAGCGAGTATGTCATTGTGCCCTCCACCTATGAGCCCCATCAGGAGGGGGAATTCATCCTCCGGGTCTTCTCTGAAAAGAGGAATCTATCTGA GGAAGTCGAAAATACAATCTCTGTGGATCGGCCAGTG aaaaagaaaaaaaccaag ccCATCATCTTCGTTTCAGACAGAGCAAACAGCAACAAGGAGCTGGGTGTGGACCAGGAGTCAGAGGAGGGCAAAGACAAAACAAGCCCTGATAAGCAAGAGAAATCCCCACAG CCATGGCCTGGCAATACAGACTATGAAAGTGAGGAACAGCAGCAATTTCGTAGCATTTTCAAGCAGATAGCTGGTGAT GACATGGAGATCTGTGCAGATGAACTCAAGAATGTCCTTAACACAGTTGTGAACAAGC ACAAGGATCTGAAGACACAAGGGTTCACGCTGGAGTCTTGCCGTAGCATGATTGCCCTCATGGAT ACAGATGGATCTGGGAGGCTGAACCTGCAAGAATTCCATCATCTATGGAAGAAGATCAAGACCTGGCAG AAAATCTTCAAACACTATGACACAGACCAGTCTGGCACCATCAATAGCTATGAGATGAGAAATGCTGTCAATGATGCAG GATTCCACCTCAACAGCCAGCTCTATGACATCATTACCATGCGGTATGCAGACAAACGCATGAACATTGACTTCGACAGTTTCATCTGCTGCTTCGTCAGGCTGGAGGGCATGTTCA TGGCTACAGCTCACTATGTATGCTTGAACCAGGCTGGCCTCATCCAAGGCCATGCAAGATCACTCAGGATTTCAATTTCACCCAGTATAGCTAGAGTCATTTACCTCAAAGGATCCAGTAGCTGCATCAGCATGCTTCCAGGCACCCCTTTGGTCGTGTTCCGCCTCCACTTTGCTCTATACTGTCTTGATCTGTCATGTCTAGCCTGA
- the Capn3 gene encoding calpain-3 isoform X2 has protein sequence MPTVISPTIAQRTGAEPRSPGPVPQPAQGKTTESGGGHPSGIYSAIISRNFPIIGVKEKTFEQLHKKCLEKKVLFLDPEFPPDETSLFYSQKFPIQFVWKRPPEICENPRFIIGGANRTDICQGDLGDCWFLAAIACLTLNERLLFRVIPHDQSFTENYAGIFHFQFWRYGDWVDVVIDDCLPTYNNQLVFTKSNHRNEFWSALLEKAYAKLHGSYEALKGGNTTEAMEDFTGGVTEFFEIKDAPRDMYKIMRKAIERGSLMGCSIDDGTNMTYGTSPSGLNMGELIARMVRNMDNSLLRDSDLDPRGSDDRPTRTIVPVQYETRMACGLVKGHAYSVTGLEEALFKGEKVKLVRLRNPWGQVEWNGSWSDGWKDWSFVDKDEKARLQHQVTEDGEFWMSYEDFIYHFTKLEICNLTADALESDKLQTWTVSVNEGRWVRGCSAGGCRNFPDTFWTNPQYRLKLLEEDDDPDDSEVICSFLVALMQKNRRKDRKLGANLFTIGFAIYEVPKEMHGNKQHLQKDFFLYNASKARSKTYINMREVSQRFRLPPSEYVIVPSTYEPHQEGEFILRVFSEKRNLSEEVENTISVDRPVPIIFVSDRANSNKELGVDQESEEGKDKTSPDKQEKSPQPWPGNTDYESEEQQQFRSIFKQIAGDDMEICADELKNVLNTVVNKHKDLKTQGFTLESCRSMIALMDTDGSGRLNLQEFHHLWKKIKTWQKIFKHYDTDQSGTINSYEMRNAVNDAGFHLNSQLYDIITMRYADKRMNIDFDSFICCFVRLEGMFMATAHYVCLNQAGLIQGHARSLRISISPSIARVIYLKGSSSCISMLPGTPLVVFRLHFALYCLDLSCLA, from the exons ATGCCGACTGTCATTAGTCCAACTATAGCCCAACGGACAGGGGCCGAGCCCAGGTCCCCAGGGCCTGTTCCCCAACCGGCCCAGGGCAAGACCACAGAGTCCGGGGGTGGACACCCAAGTGGTATCTATTCAGCTATCATCAGCCGCAATTTTCCTATTATTGGAGTGAAAGAGAAGACATTTGAGCAGCTTCACAAGAAATGTCTAGAGAAGAAAGTTCTTTTTCTGGATCCTGAGTTCCCACCAGATGAGACCTCTCTCTTTTATAGCCAGAAGTTCCCCATCCAGTTCGTCTGGAAGAGACCTCCG GAAATTTGTGAGAATCCCAGATTTATCATTGGTGGCGCCAATAGGACCGACATCTGTCAAGGAGATCTAG GGGACTGCTGGTTTCTTGCAGCCATTGCCTGCCTGACCCTAAATGAGCGGCTTCTTTTCCGAGTTATACCCCACGATCAAAGTTTCACTGAAAACTATGCGGGAATCTTCCACTTCCAG TTCTGGCGCTATGGAGACTGGGTGGATGTGGTTATTGATGACTGTCTCCCAACGTACAACAATCAACTGGTTTTCACCAAATCCAACCACCGCAATGAGTTCTGGAGTGCTCTCCTGGAGAAGGCATATGCTAA GCTGCATGGTTCCTATGAAGCCCTGAAAGGTGGGAACACCACAGAAGCCATGGAGGACTTCACAGGAGGGGTGACAGAGTTTTTTGAGATCAAGGATGCTCCCAGAGACATGTACAAGATTATGAGGAAAGCCATTGAGAGAGGTTCCCTCATGGGCTGCTCCATTGAT GATGGCACAAACATGACCTATGGAACCTCTCCTTCTGGTCTGAACATGGGGGAGTTGATTGCACGGATGGTGAGGAATATGGATAATTCGCTGCTCAGGGACTCAGACCTCGACCCCAGAGGCTCAGATGACAGACCTACACGG ACAATTGTTCCTGTTCAGTATGAGACAAGAATGGCCTGCGGGCTGGTCAAGGGTCATGCCTATTCCGTCactgggctggaggag GCCCTGTTCAAAGGTGAGAAAGTGAAGCTGGTGCGGCTGCGGAACCCCTGGGGCCAGGTAGAGTGGAATGGCTCTTGGAGTGATGG TTGGAAGGATTGGAGCTTTGTGGACAAAGATGAGAAGGCCCGTCTGCAGCACCAGGTCACTGAGGATGGAGAGTTCTG GATGTCATATGAGGATTTCATCTACCATTTTACAAAGCTGGAGATTTGCAACCTCACAGCTGATGCCCTGGAGTCTGACAAGCTTCAGACCTGGACAGTGTCCGTGAATGAGGGCCGTTGGGTGAGGGGCTGCTCTGCTGGAGGCTGCCGCAACTTTCCAG ACACTTTCTGGACCAACCCACAGTACCGCCTGAAGCTCCTGGAGGAGGACGATGACCCTGATGACTCTGAAGTGATCTGCAGCTTCCTGGTGGCCCTGATGCAGAAGAACAGGCGGAAGGACCGGAAACTGGGGGCCAATCTCTTCACCATTGGCTTCGCCATCTACGAG GTTCCCAAAGAG ATGCATGGGAACAAGCAGCACCTGCAGAAGGACTTCTTCCTCTATAACGCCTCCAAGGCCAGGAGCAAAACCTACATTAACATGCGGGAGGTGTCCCAGCGCTTCCGACTGCCTCCCAGCGAGTATGTCATTGTGCCCTCCACCTATGAGCCCCATCAGGAGGGGGAATTCATCCTCCGGGTCTTCTCTGAAAAGAGGAATCTATCTGA GGAAGTCGAAAATACAATCTCTGTGGATCGGCCAGTG ccCATCATCTTCGTTTCAGACAGAGCAAACAGCAACAAGGAGCTGGGTGTGGACCAGGAGTCAGAGGAGGGCAAAGACAAAACAAGCCCTGATAAGCAAGAGAAATCCCCACAG CCATGGCCTGGCAATACAGACTATGAAAGTGAGGAACAGCAGCAATTTCGTAGCATTTTCAAGCAGATAGCTGGTGAT GACATGGAGATCTGTGCAGATGAACTCAAGAATGTCCTTAACACAGTTGTGAACAAGC ACAAGGATCTGAAGACACAAGGGTTCACGCTGGAGTCTTGCCGTAGCATGATTGCCCTCATGGAT ACAGATGGATCTGGGAGGCTGAACCTGCAAGAATTCCATCATCTATGGAAGAAGATCAAGACCTGGCAG AAAATCTTCAAACACTATGACACAGACCAGTCTGGCACCATCAATAGCTATGAGATGAGAAATGCTGTCAATGATGCAG GATTCCACCTCAACAGCCAGCTCTATGACATCATTACCATGCGGTATGCAGACAAACGCATGAACATTGACTTCGACAGTTTCATCTGCTGCTTCGTCAGGCTGGAGGGCATGTTCA TGGCTACAGCTCACTATGTATGCTTGAACCAGGCTGGCCTCATCCAAGGCCATGCAAGATCACTCAGGATTTCAATTTCACCCAGTATAGCTAGAGTCATTTACCTCAAAGGATCCAGTAGCTGCATCAGCATGCTTCCAGGCACCCCTTTGGTCGTGTTCCGCCTCCACTTTGCTCTATACTGTCTTGATCTGTCATGTCTAGCCTGA
- the Capn3 gene encoding calpain-3 isoform X3: MPTVISPTIAQRTGAEPRSPGPVPQPAQGKTTESGGGHPSGIYSAIISRNFPIIGVKEKTFEQLHKKCLEKKVLFLDPEFPPDETSLFYSQKFPIQFVWKRPPEICENPRFIIGGANRTDICQGDLGDCWFLAAIACLTLNERLLFRVIPHDQSFTENYAGIFHFQFWRYGDWVDVVIDDCLPTYNNQLVFTKSNHRNEFWSALLEKAYAKLHGSYEALKGGNTTEAMEDFTGGVTEFFEIKDAPRDMYKIMRKAIERGSLMGCSIDDGTNMTYGTSPSGLNMGELIARMVRNMDNSLLRDSDLDPRGSDDRPTRTIVPVQYETRMACGLVKGHAYSVTGLEEALFKGEKVKLVRLRNPWGQVEWNGSWSDGWKDWSFVDKDEKARLQHQVTEDGEFWMSYEDFIYHFTKLEICNLTADALESDKLQTWTVSVNEGRWVRGCSAGGCRNFPDTFWTNPQYRLKLLEEDDDPDDSEVICSFLVALMQKNRRKDRKLGANLFTIGFAIYEVPKEMHGNKQHLQKDFFLYNASKARSKTYINMREVSQRFRLPPSEYVIVPSTYEPHQEGEFILRVFSEKRNLSEEVENTISVDRPVKKKKTKPIIFVSDRANSNKELGVDQESEEGKDKTSPDKQEKSPQPWPGNTDYESEEQQQFRSIFKQIAGDDMEICADELKNVLNTVVNKHKDLKTQGFTLESCRSMIALMDTDGSGRLNLQEFHHLWKKIKTWQKIFKHYDTDQSGTINSYEMRNAVNDAGFHLNSQLYDIITMRYADKRMNIDFDSFICCFVRLEGMFRAFNAFDKDGDGIIKLNVLEWLQLTMYA, translated from the exons ATGCCGACTGTCATTAGTCCAACTATAGCCCAACGGACAGGGGCCGAGCCCAGGTCCCCAGGGCCTGTTCCCCAACCGGCCCAGGGCAAGACCACAGAGTCCGGGGGTGGACACCCAAGTGGTATCTATTCAGCTATCATCAGCCGCAATTTTCCTATTATTGGAGTGAAAGAGAAGACATTTGAGCAGCTTCACAAGAAATGTCTAGAGAAGAAAGTTCTTTTTCTGGATCCTGAGTTCCCACCAGATGAGACCTCTCTCTTTTATAGCCAGAAGTTCCCCATCCAGTTCGTCTGGAAGAGACCTCCG GAAATTTGTGAGAATCCCAGATTTATCATTGGTGGCGCCAATAGGACCGACATCTGTCAAGGAGATCTAG GGGACTGCTGGTTTCTTGCAGCCATTGCCTGCCTGACCCTAAATGAGCGGCTTCTTTTCCGAGTTATACCCCACGATCAAAGTTTCACTGAAAACTATGCGGGAATCTTCCACTTCCAG TTCTGGCGCTATGGAGACTGGGTGGATGTGGTTATTGATGACTGTCTCCCAACGTACAACAATCAACTGGTTTTCACCAAATCCAACCACCGCAATGAGTTCTGGAGTGCTCTCCTGGAGAAGGCATATGCTAA GCTGCATGGTTCCTATGAAGCCCTGAAAGGTGGGAACACCACAGAAGCCATGGAGGACTTCACAGGAGGGGTGACAGAGTTTTTTGAGATCAAGGATGCTCCCAGAGACATGTACAAGATTATGAGGAAAGCCATTGAGAGAGGTTCCCTCATGGGCTGCTCCATTGAT GATGGCACAAACATGACCTATGGAACCTCTCCTTCTGGTCTGAACATGGGGGAGTTGATTGCACGGATGGTGAGGAATATGGATAATTCGCTGCTCAGGGACTCAGACCTCGACCCCAGAGGCTCAGATGACAGACCTACACGG ACAATTGTTCCTGTTCAGTATGAGACAAGAATGGCCTGCGGGCTGGTCAAGGGTCATGCCTATTCCGTCactgggctggaggag GCCCTGTTCAAAGGTGAGAAAGTGAAGCTGGTGCGGCTGCGGAACCCCTGGGGCCAGGTAGAGTGGAATGGCTCTTGGAGTGATGG TTGGAAGGATTGGAGCTTTGTGGACAAAGATGAGAAGGCCCGTCTGCAGCACCAGGTCACTGAGGATGGAGAGTTCTG GATGTCATATGAGGATTTCATCTACCATTTTACAAAGCTGGAGATTTGCAACCTCACAGCTGATGCCCTGGAGTCTGACAAGCTTCAGACCTGGACAGTGTCCGTGAATGAGGGCCGTTGGGTGAGGGGCTGCTCTGCTGGAGGCTGCCGCAACTTTCCAG ACACTTTCTGGACCAACCCACAGTACCGCCTGAAGCTCCTGGAGGAGGACGATGACCCTGATGACTCTGAAGTGATCTGCAGCTTCCTGGTGGCCCTGATGCAGAAGAACAGGCGGAAGGACCGGAAACTGGGGGCCAATCTCTTCACCATTGGCTTCGCCATCTACGAG GTTCCCAAAGAG ATGCATGGGAACAAGCAGCACCTGCAGAAGGACTTCTTCCTCTATAACGCCTCCAAGGCCAGGAGCAAAACCTACATTAACATGCGGGAGGTGTCCCAGCGCTTCCGACTGCCTCCCAGCGAGTATGTCATTGTGCCCTCCACCTATGAGCCCCATCAGGAGGGGGAATTCATCCTCCGGGTCTTCTCTGAAAAGAGGAATCTATCTGA GGAAGTCGAAAATACAATCTCTGTGGATCGGCCAGTG aaaaagaaaaaaaccaag ccCATCATCTTCGTTTCAGACAGAGCAAACAGCAACAAGGAGCTGGGTGTGGACCAGGAGTCAGAGGAGGGCAAAGACAAAACAAGCCCTGATAAGCAAGAGAAATCCCCACAG CCATGGCCTGGCAATACAGACTATGAAAGTGAGGAACAGCAGCAATTTCGTAGCATTTTCAAGCAGATAGCTGGTGAT GACATGGAGATCTGTGCAGATGAACTCAAGAATGTCCTTAACACAGTTGTGAACAAGC ACAAGGATCTGAAGACACAAGGGTTCACGCTGGAGTCTTGCCGTAGCATGATTGCCCTCATGGAT ACAGATGGATCTGGGAGGCTGAACCTGCAAGAATTCCATCATCTATGGAAGAAGATCAAGACCTGGCAG AAAATCTTCAAACACTATGACACAGACCAGTCTGGCACCATCAATAGCTATGAGATGAGAAATGCTGTCAATGATGCAG GATTCCACCTCAACAGCCAGCTCTATGACATCATTACCATGCGGTATGCAGACAAACGCATGAACATTGACTTCGACAGTTTCATCTGCTGCTTCGTCAGGCTGGAGGGCATGTTCA GAGCTTTTAATGCATTTGACAAGGATGGAGATGGTATCATCAAACTCAATGTTCTAGAG TGGCTACAGCTCACTATGTATGCTTGA